The following is a genomic window from Pecten maximus chromosome 19, xPecMax1.1, whole genome shotgun sequence.
GTCTGAACTGAATGTTTACTTTGAGTTAAGCAGGATCTTTGAATTATCGAGTTTGATATAATGAGGTTTAACTTCATTTTAATTTGGGTATATATTCAATGTATTTTCAGATCTATTCAGATGGCATGGCTACGGTGGATCCCTGTTCTTATGGTGGTGATATTGTCATAGAGAAGATAGTCCTTCAAATCATATTTGAAAGAAGCACTTATTTCCAGTCTGAAGACATCTCTTAAAAACTTGATTTCCACAATGGATTCAACAAATATAACGAGTGACTTTCTTGCTAATGAAATTCCAACACCTGTGCTTGAAGTGTCTTGCCAAGATTCTACATCAGCATTGGCCATACACCAAGCTGTGATGGAAATCATTCCTGATCGTACTTCCTCCTCCATTGCTGCTACCCATCTTTCATCTGCTGAAATTCTGCAAAGTATTGGTACGGGTGGATTTCCTCAACAATCCTCCTCTTCCAATGTTACAATATCATCCCTTCATAAATCAACAGAAAGAGACATTGGTCATGAATTAGTCAGTAAATCAATAGCCTCTGTTTTGAAGCCAGGACTTTCCCCTCCATCGAAAACTTCATGGAGCGTTTCTTCCATGATTGCTGAGCCAGATGCAAAACAGGTGCAGTTATCGTTAAGGCAAGAACAGCAAGATTTTGCCATAAACCATGATCAATTCAGAGTTCAAAATATTGTACCAGCTGGCGACATAATTACAATACCATGGAAACCTACAGCAGTTGCAGAATGTGGCACCAATTCAGAACACTGCACAACAGCTACTATTGTAAGTGTTGACAAAATGTCAACAGCATCCATTGTTCTCCAAAATGCACAGGAGGATTTTTCTGTCATCAGTGAAGATTCTACAACCATACAGGAAGAGGCTCTACCTATAGATGCAGTCATAGAAACCATTGAAGAATATGTTGGAAATGATACGAGATCAGATCCAAATGGACAACCAAATGAAGCAAAAAAAGAAATCATTGGTGACAATGTTCAACCGAATGCAGATTGGAATTTTGATGTGAACATGGCCTTTGATATGCACATGAAGAAACACTCCGGAAACGTAATTGATGAAGTGGGTCAAAATAAATCACTAGTTACTAATAGTGTGCAAGGTGGAAAATTCACTGTGACATCTAAAGGATTGGCACCACCTTTACAGCCCGGCGTTAGTTTGATCAGAAATATCACAACACCTGTCGGAACAGTTGGAAGATACCAGGATACACAAGGAATTTTAAGAAGTGATGCTAATCAATGGGAGAGTCAAGATCTGCAGTTTTCTTTAAATTCGGATCCAACAAACGTTTTGAAAGTACAGTATACAAAGAACGAGATTCCAACAGTCTTGCAGAAATCATGTGTAGACATTCATTCAGGTTTTAAAGAACAGAACATCCAGCCTATCTTAAATGCACAACCAATGGAGCAGCCACTTCACATTCAGAATGAAATGTACCGCTTAGGACTTCATGTACAGATTGATATTCCAGACAACGACAATGTGAAGATCGTCAATCCTAGCCAGACATTCATTGTGCCTGAAGACAATACAGTGGCATCATCATCTACAGAAGTTGGAAACATAATGGTTCAATCAACGTCAAAGGACCTGTTTTGGACAACAGAAGAGCAGAAAAAGCTTTCTACAGGTAAAGAAGTAGAAAACTCTGGGTTGTCATCAAATAAGAACATCACTGCCAGTACACCAGTAGAAGAGAATGTCCCGGCAACGCTAAGCATGGTTCCAAGAGAGTATGTCCGCACTGATCTTGGAAAACTTTCTGGTGCAACTAATGCAAGTGATACTCCTCACAAGGTTTTTTCTGGAACAGGTTCGTTGGCTGTTGGACATCTGGAAACAACACCGGTACCTGTAAGTGTTACTGGAACTAATATGGAAAAGACATCTAGTGTTGATACTGGTAACAACCAAGTTAGAAGAGAGATTGCCCGCATCGTTATACTCCCAAATAAAGTTGAATCCAATGACCAAACCAAACGAATTGTTAAGGAGGTAGGTTGTAAATCACCAATGAAGAAGGCATTGTTGATTCCAATACAAAACATTTCTAGAGAAAAGTCAAATAAAACCTCTGAACCAGCTGGACCATCAGTACTGAGTACAGATAACGGTACTTCAGAAtcgacatgtatgagtgtggaTCAGCAGGTAACCCTTAATAAAGAAGAAAGACCTACAATGACTTTGAAACCGCTGAGTAATGCCATGATTGAGTGTGAATTAAATGTTTTGCAAAGaccaaaaaaaatcaccagATATTTCAAGGAAAAAGCCAAAAATCAGGAAACAAAACAGAAGGATATACAACCCCATGAAGCAAAGGAAGGCGACACACCTAAGGAAGTGTAAGTTGGTCTATATCTTTACGgaggtggtctagtggtagggcGCAGGACTACATGACcgaagggtcgctagttcgagtcccggcaCAGGTGTTGTGTTGTATCCATGAACTAGATACTTTACGCCATTGTTTTCCAGTCGACTCAGTTGTAAATGAGTAGAGAGCAGTGCAACAAGTGTTGTGTGTAAGCTCTGCTGTTAGCGCCGAAATGGCAGTTCCGACTGTATGCTCCTCcgggagttgagaaagacattggctgattGCCAATAAATAATGATTATGATTTGTGAACCGCTTTGAGACGGCTTTGTTGCTGTGCTATAGCGTATGTAAAActtaaaattattgtttattattatttacccCTTTTCAGGTCATTTTATTTCAAGTtcaaaatcattttacaaaacatGAAGTTTGTTAAAGGTAATTAGCTTATACTGGCAGTTTGGATGGGGTTTGTACATTTAATACCATTCGAGATACAAGACATTTTAGAGAGGTGTTTGAAATAGACATTTGCTTTATGTCAGCGAAGATTAGTGATCACGGtccttttgttttattttcagatcCTCGGAGAAAGATACCAAACCGTTTGCTTTGGATGATCCAAATCCATCTCCAGTGATATTGCTACGAAACTCTGCTGGTGGTCCAGGTAAATTTCACCCTGCCCTTCATTTGTTGGCCGTCATTTTCCTTAATAGCCCTGGTTTTAACTATTGCTTAAATTATTTCAACTGAACATGCAGTTTGAAACATCAATGAGGAAAAATACCAGAAATGTGGTTTTCGATTA
Proteins encoded in this region:
- the LOC117317312 gene encoding uncharacterized protein LOC117317312, which gives rise to MDSTNITSDFLANEIPTPVLEVSCQDSTSALAIHQAVMEIIPDRTSSSIAATHLSSAEILQSIGTGGFPQQSSSSNVTISSLHKSTERDIGHELVSKSIASVLKPGLSPPSKTSWSVSSMIAEPDAKQVQLSLRQEQQDFAINHDQFRVQNIVPAGDIITIPWKPTAVAECGTNSEHCTTATIVSVDKMSTASIVLQNAQEDFSVISEDSTTIQEEALPIDAVIETIEEYVGNDTRSDPNGQPNEAKKEIIGDNVQPNADWNFDVNMAFDMHMKKHSGNVIDEVGQNKSLVTNSVQGGKFTVTSKGLAPPLQPGVSLIRNITTPVGTVGRYQDTQGILRSDANQWESQDLQFSLNSDPTNVLKVQYTKNEIPTVLQKSCVDIHSGFKEQNIQPILNAQPMEQPLHIQNEMYRLGLHVQIDIPDNDNVKIVNPSQTFIVPEDNTVASSSTEVGNIMVQSTSKDLFWTTEEQKKLSTGKEVENSGLSSNKNITASTPVEENVPATLSMVPREYVRTDLGKLSGATNASDTPHKVFSGTGSLAVGHLETTPVPVSVTGTNMEKTSSVDTGNNQVRREIARIVILPNKVESNDQTKRIVKEVGCKSPMKKALLIPIQNISREKSNKTSEPAGPSVLSTDNGTSESTCMSVDQQVTLNKEERPTMTLKPLSNAMIECELNVLQRPKKITRYFKEKAKNQETKQKDIQPHEAKEGDTPKEVSSEKDTKPFALDDPNPSPVILLRNSAGGPEVKGPKPFICHECGRGFSHLGDYNSHVKAHKDGMPFTCKECGVGFRKSGHLINHSRRHTGEKPFACTRCDNTFGQLGTLKRHMRIHTGEKPYECPTCKKSFSQLSYMKVHRRSHTGERPFKCEVCEHSFLQSGDLKKHMLRKHNTKKELSCPHCTKRFGDKVDIKRHIKTHEGKLGCKICDEMFPDVESAKVHKQMFHSKEKVKELSHRCVMCDIGFKLKADLQSHKRDCHPPDKKAKPKGRGKGKKRGRKRGKQTPRSDEDTDSDYEEDRSDLQDIKPTITVKEEAIDASDEQKEGEGDKQETVVRGTRKRKASKFQPRKLLPPVKQDRPKRTRRSVE